From Macaca mulatta isolate MMU2019108-1 chromosome 3, T2T-MMU8v2.0, whole genome shotgun sequence, the proteins below share one genomic window:
- the LOC144340064 gene encoding beta-defensin 109-like, which translates to MRLHLLLLILLLFSILLSPVRGGLGAAEGHCLNLSGVCRRDVCKVVEDQIGACRRRMKCCRAWWILVPIPTPLIMSDYQEPLKPKLK; encoded by the exons ATGAGACTCCATTTACTTCTTcttattctccttcttttttcaattcttttatccCCAG TGAGAGGTGGTTTGGGTGCTGCTGAAGGTCATTGTCTCAATTTGTCTGGTGTTTGCAGAAGAGATGTCTGCAAAGTAGTAGAAGATCAAATTGGTGCCTGCCGAAGAAGGATGAAGTGCTGTAGAGCATGGTGGATTTTAGTGCCAATTCCAACACCACTTATCATGTCAGATTATCAAGAACCCCTTAAACCTAAGTTGAAATGA